In Georgenia soli, a genomic segment contains:
- a CDS encoding excalibur calcium-binding domain-containing protein: MSLTRFVLSHKLAAAAITTGIVGGVVVGATSLVSASPETAATVTAIVDGDTLDVDYDGATHRVRLLNVDAAEADQCLGQDATDFLAETLPIGSDVILRFDEEKLDRYDRELAGVFSGDTLVNAEVARAGYGVAVLFEPNERFYEDVLEAQEEAETAGLGVFSAAEDCTLPGQLAAYTQSVQEVDGYAAATGATVEEYDGYLAKAAAAAAAGKAVASVLDGDRTVFPLLPYTGERWSGLAKQHREAATTLENATATIEKNRAAEVERLAAEERARQEAERRAEEERKAREEAERVAREEAERQAREEADRLAREEADRQAREQAERAAAQPAAPAQGGGSAYYKNCSAARAAGAAPVFAGEPGYGRHLDRDGDGVGCE, encoded by the coding sequence ATGAGTCTCACCCGATTTGTCCTGTCCCACAAGCTCGCCGCCGCAGCGATCACGACCGGGATCGTCGGCGGAGTGGTCGTCGGTGCGACGTCGCTCGTCTCAGCCTCCCCGGAGACGGCGGCGACGGTCACGGCCATCGTCGACGGCGACACGCTCGACGTGGACTACGACGGGGCCACGCACCGCGTGCGTCTGCTCAACGTCGACGCCGCCGAGGCCGACCAGTGCCTGGGACAGGACGCCACGGATTTCCTCGCCGAAACCCTGCCGATCGGGTCCGACGTCATTCTCCGTTTCGACGAGGAGAAGCTGGACCGGTACGACAGGGAGCTGGCAGGAGTCTTCAGCGGAGACACGCTCGTGAATGCCGAGGTGGCCCGGGCCGGATATGGCGTAGCCGTTCTCTTCGAACCCAACGAACGCTTCTACGAAGACGTCCTGGAGGCGCAGGAGGAGGCCGAGACGGCCGGCCTCGGCGTGTTCTCCGCGGCGGAGGACTGCACGCTCCCGGGACAGCTGGCGGCCTACACACAGTCGGTCCAGGAGGTCGACGGGTACGCCGCGGCCACCGGCGCGACCGTGGAGGAGTACGACGGATACCTCGCGAAGGCGGCTGCCGCCGCCGCGGCCGGAAAGGCCGTCGCCAGCGTCCTCGACGGCGACCGCACGGTCTTCCCTCTCCTGCCGTACACCGGCGAGCGCTGGTCCGGCTTGGCGAAGCAGCACCGGGAGGCAGCCACGACCCTGGAGAACGCCACCGCGACCATCGAGAAGAACCGCGCCGCCGAGGTCGAGAGGCTCGCTGCCGAGGAGCGCGCGCGCCAGGAGGCTGAGCGCAGGGCCGAGGAGGAGCGGAAGGCCCGTGAGGAGGCGGAACGGGTCGCGCGGGAGGAGGCCGAGCGCCAGGCACGCGAGGAGGCCGACCGGCTCGCCCGCGAAGAGGCTGACCGCCAGGCACGCGAGCAGGCGGAGCGTGCGGCGGCTCAGCCCGCGGCTCCTGCGCAGGGTGGCGGGAGCGCCTACTACAAGAACTGCTCGGCGGCCCGCGCCGCCGGTGCCGCACCCGTGTTCGCCGGGGAGCCCGGCTACGGCCGTCACCTGGACCGTGACGGTGACGGGGTGGGCTGCGAGTAG
- a CDS encoding ComEA family DNA-binding protein, producing the protein MTAPTVGGVEVRRRDRGARLRALTAAAYTAAAGHLEVSPEDDVVPARRRWSTTARSAAVAGAVALLCALVIVAAAWLGRPGEPVPVPPPGAVEGEVEPAGGEEAAAPGSSAATGAPPPAVGTPEPAASPAGVVVHVAGAVEVPGVVELTGGARVAQAVEAAGGAAGDADLGAVNLARVLVDGEQVYVPRKGEQPPGPAAAPPAPGATDQAASAQAGGAGGTGGTGPVNLNTATAAELDELPGVGPAIAQRILEWRELNGGFASVDDLDEVSGIGPTTLERLRPLVTV; encoded by the coding sequence GTGACCGCTCCTACCGTCGGCGGCGTGGAGGTTCGTCGGCGGGACAGAGGAGCACGGCTGCGTGCGCTCACCGCCGCCGCCTACACCGCCGCGGCCGGGCATCTGGAGGTCTCGCCCGAGGACGACGTCGTCCCGGCCCGCCGCCGGTGGTCGACCACGGCACGCTCTGCGGCGGTCGCCGGGGCGGTGGCGCTGCTGTGCGCGCTGGTCATCGTCGCGGCGGCGTGGCTGGGCAGACCCGGCGAGCCGGTGCCGGTGCCGCCGCCCGGCGCCGTGGAGGGCGAGGTGGAGCCTGCAGGAGGCGAGGAGGCCGCGGCCCCGGGTTCTTCAGCGGCGACCGGCGCGCCGCCGCCGGCAGTTGGCACGCCGGAACCGGCTGCGTCGCCGGCGGGGGTCGTCGTCCACGTCGCGGGCGCGGTCGAGGTGCCGGGGGTGGTGGAGCTGACCGGCGGCGCGCGGGTGGCGCAGGCCGTCGAGGCTGCCGGAGGGGCGGCGGGCGACGCCGACCTCGGAGCGGTCAACCTCGCCCGCGTCCTGGTCGACGGCGAGCAGGTCTACGTCCCCCGGAAGGGCGAGCAGCCGCCCGGACCCGCGGCGGCGCCCCCCGCTCCGGGCGCGACCGACCAGGCGGCGTCGGCGCAGGCAGGTGGTGCTGGCGGCACAGGCGGCACCGGCCCCGTGAACCTCAACACCGCCACCGCCGCCGAGCTCGACGAGCTGCCCGGCGTCGGGCCGGCGATCGCACAACGCATCCTGGAGTGGCGGGAGCTGAACGGCGGCTTCGCGTCGGTGGACGACCTCGACGAGGTCTCCGGGATCGGGCCCACGACGCTCGAGCGGCTGCGGCCCCTGGTGACGGTGTGA
- the holA gene encoding DNA polymerase III subunit delta — MPPARRKSTPSLTWDQVEIAPVVLVRGTEGLLADRAVDRLLDQAREADPQVEVTHLEAAAYESGQLEMVASPSLFGERRCVIVEGAEAMTDAFLDDALTYLRAVPEDVWLILRHNGGTRGKKLLDTVASGGHPVVMCDPVKRDSDKADFVRADFRRARRRIDPDAVQALVEATGADLRELGAATSQLIADTTGTVSTDVVLRYYGGRVEASGFRVADAAVAGQAGEAVALLRHAVATGTGPVPIVAALAMKLRTLAKVAATRGRSGVSVGELGLAPWQVDRARRELGDWTPEGLATAITAVAAADAEVKGLGRDPVFAVERAVLKVAAARGRR; from the coding sequence GTGCCACCAGCCCGCAGAAAAAGCACCCCGTCCCTGACCTGGGACCAGGTCGAGATCGCCCCCGTGGTGCTCGTCCGAGGTACCGAGGGTCTGCTGGCAGACCGTGCCGTCGACCGTCTCCTCGACCAGGCGCGGGAGGCCGACCCGCAGGTCGAGGTCACGCACCTCGAGGCCGCCGCGTACGAGTCGGGCCAGCTGGAGATGGTGGCCAGCCCGTCCCTGTTCGGTGAACGACGGTGCGTCATCGTGGAGGGGGCCGAGGCGATGACGGACGCCTTCCTCGACGACGCGCTCACGTACCTCCGTGCGGTGCCCGAGGACGTGTGGCTCATCCTGCGGCACAACGGCGGGACGCGCGGGAAGAAGCTCCTCGACACGGTGGCCTCGGGGGGCCACCCCGTCGTCATGTGCGACCCCGTCAAGCGCGACAGCGACAAGGCCGACTTCGTGCGGGCCGACTTCCGCCGCGCCCGGCGGCGCATCGACCCGGACGCCGTCCAGGCGCTCGTCGAGGCCACGGGTGCCGACCTGCGCGAGCTCGGCGCCGCCACGAGCCAGCTCATCGCCGACACGACCGGCACCGTGAGCACCGACGTCGTGCTGCGCTACTACGGGGGCCGGGTCGAGGCGAGCGGGTTCCGGGTCGCCGACGCCGCCGTCGCCGGCCAGGCGGGGGAGGCGGTCGCGCTGCTGCGCCACGCCGTCGCGACCGGCACCGGGCCCGTGCCGATCGTCGCCGCGCTGGCGATGAAGCTGCGCACGCTCGCGAAGGTGGCTGCCACGCGGGGCCGGTCCGGGGTCTCCGTCGGTGAGCTCGGGCTCGCCCCCTGGCAGGTCGACCGGGCGCGCCGGGAGCTGGGGGACTGGACGCCGGAGGGGCTCGCCACGGCCATCACGGCCGTG
- a CDS encoding ComEC/Rec2 family competence protein: protein MPPAPLDARLVPAALVAWAAVHVAVAQPAGWSVAAAAVVLSLAVVPVHLLLRERRAVRRAGTRPGGAARRRHRDVAHRSPAAAALLTVMVVAAVLSSTAAQVHARTEGVLGDLVAHGASAMVTGRVAAEPRAMASREWDTTERYRVVVDAAEVTGRGARSAARAPVVVLGPASWGELTLGDQVEVRGSLVATDPGDEAVGLLLTSRDPRVVGPPPWHLRAVNLLRGALRAVTADLSPQARGLVPGIAVGDDRDLPEDLRTDMRAVSLTHLTAVSGAHVAILLGAVLGAAVWLPRRARTAVGAVALVAFVALVRPEPSVLRSAVMGAVVLLALVLGRPARALPALCAAVVALLLVDPWLARSYGFALSVLATAGLVLLARPWARWLSGVLPRWLATAIAVPAAAQAACGPVVVLLTPALSLYAVPANLLAAPAVPPATVLGVGATVVAPWWPDAAKALATAASWFTAWIALVARALAGAPGAQLAWPGGTGGALALAAVTAVGIALLARAGPRRTGHVLPVAAVAVVLLVLPGPRQAVTGMLPDGWPPREWVAIQCDVGQGAAFLVRSGPAAAVMVDVGPAGAGADVCLRDAGVASVDLLVLTHGHADHVGALPEVLASVEVRRVLLGPGPEPGGAVEAVLGQLAAARVPVDRPVVGDTTVRGRAGDVAWEVLGPGADAVGVAAGDAAVNDLSLVVSLEAPGLRALALGDVELDGQARLARRLRAAPVAPYDVVVMAHHGSARQDERLAALLAPRLTLVSVGQDNDYGHPSTSAVDLYAASGPVLRTDLCGQVAVLRTDEAAGLATLAGCPAGSG from the coding sequence GTGCCGCCCGCCCCGCTCGACGCCCGCCTCGTCCCGGCAGCCCTGGTGGCCTGGGCGGCGGTGCACGTGGCGGTCGCACAGCCGGCGGGATGGTCCGTCGCGGCGGCGGCGGTCGTGCTGTCCCTCGCGGTCGTCCCTGTCCACCTGCTCCTGCGGGAGCGGCGGGCCGTGCGCCGAGCGGGTACCCGGCCGGGCGGAGCCGCCCGCCGGCGACACCGCGACGTCGCGCACCGCTCGCCGGCGGCCGCGGCACTGCTGACGGTCATGGTGGTCGCGGCGGTGCTGAGCTCCACGGCGGCGCAGGTCCACGCCCGTACGGAAGGTGTGCTCGGCGACCTGGTCGCGCACGGCGCGAGCGCCATGGTGACCGGCCGCGTGGCGGCGGAGCCGCGCGCGATGGCGAGCCGGGAGTGGGACACCACGGAGCGGTACCGGGTCGTCGTCGACGCCGCCGAGGTGACGGGGCGCGGTGCCCGCTCGGCGGCGCGCGCGCCGGTCGTCGTCCTGGGCCCCGCCTCCTGGGGCGAGCTGACGCTCGGCGATCAGGTGGAGGTCCGGGGATCCCTCGTCGCGACCGACCCCGGTGACGAGGCGGTCGGCCTGCTCCTCACCTCCCGGGACCCGCGGGTGGTCGGCCCGCCGCCGTGGCACCTGCGTGCCGTCAACCTGCTGCGCGGCGCCCTCCGAGCGGTCACCGCGGACCTCTCGCCGCAGGCCAGGGGCCTGGTGCCCGGGATCGCTGTCGGCGACGACCGTGACCTGCCCGAGGATCTGCGCACCGACATGCGGGCGGTGTCTCTCACCCACCTGACCGCCGTCTCCGGTGCGCACGTGGCGATCCTGCTCGGGGCGGTGCTCGGCGCGGCCGTCTGGCTCCCGCGACGTGCGCGCACCGCGGTCGGCGCGGTGGCGCTCGTGGCGTTCGTCGCGCTGGTCCGGCCCGAGCCCAGCGTGCTGCGCTCCGCGGTCATGGGGGCCGTCGTCCTGCTCGCGCTCGTCCTCGGGCGCCCGGCCCGCGCCCTGCCGGCCTTGTGCGCCGCCGTGGTGGCCCTCCTGCTCGTCGACCCCTGGCTGGCGCGCTCGTACGGCTTCGCGCTGTCGGTCCTGGCGACCGCCGGCCTGGTGCTGCTGGCGCGGCCGTGGGCGCGCTGGCTCTCCGGCGTGCTGCCGCGGTGGCTCGCGACGGCGATCGCCGTGCCGGCCGCGGCCCAGGCGGCCTGCGGGCCGGTGGTCGTCCTGCTGACTCCCGCCCTGTCGCTGTACGCCGTGCCGGCGAACCTTCTCGCGGCCCCGGCCGTGCCGCCGGCCACGGTGCTCGGCGTGGGCGCGACCGTGGTCGCGCCCTGGTGGCCGGACGCCGCGAAGGCCCTCGCGACCGCCGCGTCGTGGTTCACCGCTTGGATCGCCCTCGTCGCCCGGGCCCTGGCCGGCGCACCGGGCGCGCAGCTCGCGTGGCCGGGCGGCACCGGCGGCGCGCTCGCCCTGGCGGCCGTCACCGCGGTCGGGATCGCGCTGCTCGCGCGCGCCGGGCCACGCCGCACCGGTCACGTCCTGCCGGTGGCCGCGGTCGCCGTCGTCCTTCTCGTCCTGCCCGGGCCGCGCCAGGCCGTCACCGGGATGCTGCCGGACGGCTGGCCACCGCGGGAGTGGGTGGCGATCCAGTGCGACGTCGGCCAGGGTGCGGCGTTCCTCGTCCGCTCCGGACCGGCGGCCGCGGTGATGGTCGACGTCGGGCCGGCCGGGGCGGGCGCGGACGTCTGCCTGCGGGACGCCGGCGTGGCGAGCGTCGACCTGCTCGTGCTCACGCACGGCCATGCCGACCACGTGGGAGCCCTGCCCGAGGTGCTCGCGTCCGTCGAGGTACGAAGAGTCCTTCTCGGTCCCGGGCCCGAGCCGGGGGGTGCGGTCGAGGCGGTGCTCGGGCAGCTCGCGGCGGCCCGGGTCCCGGTCGACCGCCCGGTCGTGGGAGACACCACGGTCCGGGGCCGCGCCGGGGACGTCGCGTGGGAGGTGCTCGGGCCGGGTGCGGACGCTGTCGGCGTCGCGGCGGGCGATGCGGCGGTGAACGACCTGTCGCTCGTGGTGAGCCTCGAGGCTCCCGGGCTGCGTGCCCTGGCGCTCGGCGACGTCGAGCTCGACGGCCAGGCCCGTCTCGCCCGTCGTCTGCGGGCGGCCCCGGTGGCGCCGTACGACGTGGTGGTCATGGCGCACCACGGCTCCGCCCGGCAGGACGAGCGGCTGGCGGCGCTGCTCGCGCCGCGGCTGACCCTGGTGAGCGTGGGGCAGGACAACGACTACGGGCACCCCTCGACGTCCGCCGTCGACCTCTACGCCGCCTCGGGACCGGTGCTGCGCACCGACCTGTGCGGGCAGGTGGCCGTGCTCCGCACGGACGAGGCGGCGGGGCTCGCGACACTTGCGGGGTGCCCGGCCGGCAGCGGGTGA